A single Vespula vulgaris chromosome 3, iyVesVulg1.1, whole genome shotgun sequence DNA region contains:
- the LOC127062500 gene encoding tRNA (guanine-N(7)-)-methyltransferase non-catalytic subunit wdr4 translates to MSFCIYDSDIVVCNSNHLITYNIDNNLVSTIALPHMECNKGVNKDNNIDVESYHMIISTTFSNDGKYFLVCTNRKQLCLYERKSKRLISNRILPRAASKVIFSPNNDIIVADKAGDAYLFSTTNPIENGALLLGHLSMLLDILVTEDGKYILTTDRDEKIRVSMFPHSYNIVSYCLGHSKFVTNICELPHKKKILISSGGDGTFMLWNYEFGRELLTVNFSEKIAKYNIDKFNQILKTNHYEEYVNVLPVKHLKATALNKLSSLLVISFYSSNILLVYIIDETMESHLTSTWIETIIMEDEPLDCFLKNHQMWVLTNAGVNVYILKNNHFVLDSITNNTLKELNEVWMSLNNNTLRQNLFPILYKRKYDNVQQYLERKKSRLSNTLE, encoded by the coding sequence atgagttTCTGCATATATGATTCAGATATTGTTGTATGCAACAGTAATCATCTTATAACAtacaatatcgataataacttAGTAAGTACCATAGCACTACCTCATATGGAATGTAATAAGGGagttaataaagataataatatagatgTAGAATCATATCACATGATAATAAGTACAACATTTTCTAATGAtggcaaatattttttggtATGTACAAATCGTAAACAATTATgtttatatgaaagaaaaagtaaaagactTATATCGAATAGAATACTTCCTAGAGCAGCAAGCAAAGTAATATTTTCTCCGAACAATGATATAATTGTTGCTGATAAAGCTGGAGATGCTTATCTATTTTCTACTACAAATCCTATAGAAAATGGAGCTTTACTCTTGGGACATTTATCGATGCTACTGGATATACTTGTTACAGAAgatggaaaatatattttaacaactGATAGAGATGAAAAGATCCGTGTATCAATGTTTCCACATTCGTATAATATCGTATCTTATTGTCTTGGACATAGCAAATTTGTAACAAATATTTGTGAACTacctcataaaaaaaaaattctaataagcTCAGGAGGAGATGGAACTTTCATGTTATGGAATTATGAATTTGGAAGAGAATTATTAACTGTTAATTTTAGTGAAAAAATtgctaaatataatattgacaaatttaatcaaattctTAAAACTAATCATTATGAAGAATATGTTAATGTCTTACCTGTGAAACATCTAAAAGCTACAGCacttaataaattatcatctTTACTTGTTATAAGTTTTTATAGTAGtaatatattactagtatACATCATTGATGAAACAATGGAATCACATTTGACATCCACTTGGATTGAAACCATAATAATGGAAGATGAACCTTTagattgttttttaaaaaatcatcaaATGTGGGTTTTAACCAATGCAGgagtaaatgtatatattttgaagaatAATCATTTTGTATTGGAttcaattacaaataatacattaaaagAATTGAATGAAGTCTGGATgtcattgaataataatacacTTAGGCAAAATTTATTCCCCattttgtataaaagaaaatatgataatgTACAACaatatttagaaagaaaaaaatcacgtCTGTCAAATACTTTAGAATAA
- the LOC127062499 gene encoding 26S proteasome regulatory subunit 10B: protein MAVTMDSVREKVLQNYRKKLLEHKEVESRLKEMREHLKDLTKQYDKSENDLKALQSVGQIVGEVLKQLTEEKFIVKATNGPRYVVGCRRQLDKNKLKSGTRVALDMTTLTIMRYLPREVDPLVYNMSHEDPGDVTYSAIGGLSEQIRELREVIELPLLNPELFQRVGITPPKGCLLYGPPGTGKTLLARAVASQLDANFLKVVSSAIVDKYIGESARLIREMFNYARDHQPCIIFMDEIDAIGGRRFSEGTSADREIQRTLMELLNQMDGFDSLGQVKMIMATNRPDTLDPALLRPGRLDRKIEIPLPNEQARLEILKIHAGPIAKHGDIDYEAVVKLSDGFNGADLRNVCTEAGLFAIRLEREYVVQEDFMKAVRKVSDNKKLESKLDYKPV, encoded by the exons atggCGGTCACCATGGATTCTGTAAGAGAAAAGGTTCttcaaaattatcgaaaaaaactTCTTGAACACAAAGAAGTAGAATCacgattaaaagaaa tGAGGGAACACTTAAAAGATTTGACCAAACAATATGATAAGTCTGAAAATGATTTGAAAGCTCTTCAAAGTGTTGGTcag ATTGTTGGTGAAGTTCTTAAGCAACTTACAGAAGAGAAAT TTATAGTAAAAGCAACAAATGGTCCTCGTTATGTTGTTGGTTGTAGACGTCaacttgataaaaataaattaaagtctGGAACCAGAGTTGCTCTTGATATGACAACTCTAACTATAATGCGTTATTTACCACGTGag gTTGATCCATTAGTTTACAACATGTCTCATGAAGATCCTGGTGATGTTACATATTCTGCTATTGGTGGTTTAAGCGAACAAATTCGTGAACTACGAGAAGTTATAGAACTACCTTTACTAAATCCTGAACTCTTTCAAAGAGTTGGTATTACTCCACCTAAAGGATGTTTATTATATGGTCCACCTGGTACTGGCAAAACACTATTGGCAAGAGCAGTTGCTAGTCAGTTAGATGCAAATTTCTTGAAAGTTGTATCAAGCGCTAttgttgataaatatattggAGAATCAGCACGACTGATCAgagaaatgtttaattatgCTCGTGATCATCAACCTTGCATTATATTTATGGATGAAATTGATGCTATAg GCGGGCGAAGATTTTCCGAGGGAACTAGTGCAGATAGAGAGATTCAAAGAACTCTAATggaattattaaatcaaatgGATGGTTTTGATTCTTTAGGTCAAGTTAAAATGATAATGGCAACAAATAGACCTGATACTTTGGACCCTGCTCTTTTAAGACCCGGTCGTTTAGacagaaaaatcgaaataccATTACCTAATGAACAAGCACGACtcgaaattttgaaaattcatgCAGGTCCAATTGCTAAGCATGGTGACATtg atTATGAGGCAGTAGTCAAATTATCAGATGGATTTAATGGGGCAGATTTAAGAAATGTTTGTACAGAAGCTGGATTATTTGCTATAAGGTTGGAGAGAGAATATGTTGTTCAAGAAGATTTTATGAAAGCTGTAAGAAAAGTTTCAGATAACAAGAAACTTGAATCAAAGTTAGATTACAAACCAGTATAA
- the LOC127062405 gene encoding lysophosphatidylserine lipase ABHD12 isoform X1: MRSSYLLLAAVIPFIVLDIWYTGICLLWIMKVSILTYLILFGILPIIFHYSYAVQKKILFLNFVYWPLNTDFSKPEFLGLKGVRNFYLHTDEHVKLGVWHILPRSLINDSFAATNEVFETSLYNSSKPVFVYMHGNSGNRASSHRLELYKLFQDLDYHIVCFDYRSYGDSDKAELSETGIVNDSKYIIEWVMAKVNGTAPVFIWGHSLGTGVSTHALALLAAKGTIPTGLILESPFNNIIDEISEHPFAQIFKHLPWFHWLVVEPFYHNGLRFESDKHIGNVTCPIMILHAEDDNIIPLYLGEKLYQAGLNYHKNETNLIEMIRIDALYGLGHKYICRYKILPNIIESFVIKLQKNKTEENT, encoded by the exons ATGCGATCGAGTTATCTACTCTTAGCAGCAGTGATACCATTCATCGTCCTTGATATTTGGTACACAGGAAT atGTTTATTATGGATTATGAAAGTATCAATCCTaacttatcttattttatttggtATTCTACccattatatttcattattcttatgcagtacaaaaaaaaattctttttctaaattttg taTACTGGCCACTTAACACTGATTTTTCAAAGCCAGAGTTTCTTGGCTTGAAAGgagttagaaatttttacttgCATACCGATGAACACGTAAAATTAGGAGTATG GCATATATTGCCACGATCTTTAATAAATGATTCATTTGCTGCAACAAATGAAGTTTTTGAAACTTCTTTATATAACAGTAGTAAACCagtttttgtatatatgcatggaAATAGTGGAAATAGAGCAAGTAGCCATAGATTAGAACTTTATAAACTTTTCCAAGACTTGGATTATCATATTGTGTGCTTTGACTATAGAA GTTATGGAGATAGCGACAAAGCAGAACTTTCAGAAACAGGTATTGTTAATgatagtaaatatattattgaatgGGTAATGGCTAAAGTTAATGGCACTGCACCTGTTTTTATTTGGGGACATTCTTTGGGTACTGG AGTGTCCACGCATGCATTAGCATTATTAGCTGCTAAAGGTACAATACCTACGGGTTTGATACTTGAATCAcctttcaataatattattgatgaAATAAGCGAACATCCATTTGCACag atATTTAAACACTTACCATGGTTCCATTGGCTAGTTGTAGAACCTTTCTATCACAATGGTTTACGATTTGAATCAGACAAACACATTGGAAATGTTACTTGTCCTATCATGATATTACATGCTGaagatgataatattataccaTTGTACTTGGGTGAAAAa ttATATCAAGCAGGATtgaattatcataaaaatgaaacaaatttaattgaaatgatTAGAATAGATGCATTATATGGACTTggacataaatatatttgtcgatataaaatattaccaaACATAATTGA GtcgtttgtaataaaattacaaaaaaacaaGACTGAAGAAAATACTTAA
- the LOC127062405 gene encoding lysophosphatidylserine lipase ABHD12 isoform X2, protein MLYWLPKKRLIKRCLLWIMKVSILTYLILFGILPIIFHYSYAVQKKILFLNFVYWPLNTDFSKPEFLGLKGVRNFYLHTDEHVKLGVWHILPRSLINDSFAATNEVFETSLYNSSKPVFVYMHGNSGNRASSHRLELYKLFQDLDYHIVCFDYRSYGDSDKAELSETGIVNDSKYIIEWVMAKVNGTAPVFIWGHSLGTGVSTHALALLAAKGTIPTGLILESPFNNIIDEISEHPFAQIFKHLPWFHWLVVEPFYHNGLRFESDKHIGNVTCPIMILHAEDDNIIPLYLGEKLYQAGLNYHKNETNLIEMIRIDALYGLGHKYICRYKILPNIIESFVIKLQKNKTEENT, encoded by the exons atGTTTATTATGGATTATGAAAGTATCAATCCTaacttatcttattttatttggtATTCTACccattatatttcattattcttatgcagtacaaaaaaaaattctttttctaaattttg taTACTGGCCACTTAACACTGATTTTTCAAAGCCAGAGTTTCTTGGCTTGAAAGgagttagaaatttttacttgCATACCGATGAACACGTAAAATTAGGAGTATG GCATATATTGCCACGATCTTTAATAAATGATTCATTTGCTGCAACAAATGAAGTTTTTGAAACTTCTTTATATAACAGTAGTAAACCagtttttgtatatatgcatggaAATAGTGGAAATAGAGCAAGTAGCCATAGATTAGAACTTTATAAACTTTTCCAAGACTTGGATTATCATATTGTGTGCTTTGACTATAGAA GTTATGGAGATAGCGACAAAGCAGAACTTTCAGAAACAGGTATTGTTAATgatagtaaatatattattgaatgGGTAATGGCTAAAGTTAATGGCACTGCACCTGTTTTTATTTGGGGACATTCTTTGGGTACTGG AGTGTCCACGCATGCATTAGCATTATTAGCTGCTAAAGGTACAATACCTACGGGTTTGATACTTGAATCAcctttcaataatattattgatgaAATAAGCGAACATCCATTTGCACag atATTTAAACACTTACCATGGTTCCATTGGCTAGTTGTAGAACCTTTCTATCACAATGGTTTACGATTTGAATCAGACAAACACATTGGAAATGTTACTTGTCCTATCATGATATTACATGCTGaagatgataatattataccaTTGTACTTGGGTGAAAAa ttATATCAAGCAGGATtgaattatcataaaaatgaaacaaatttaattgaaatgatTAGAATAGATGCATTATATGGACTTggacataaatatatttgtcgatataaaatattaccaaACATAATTGA GtcgtttgtaataaaattacaaaaaaacaaGACTGAAGAAAATACTTAA
- the LOC127062405 gene encoding lysophosphatidylserine lipase ABHD12 isoform X3 gives MKVSILTYLILFGILPIIFHYSYAVQKKILFLNFVYWPLNTDFSKPEFLGLKGVRNFYLHTDEHVKLGVWHILPRSLINDSFAATNEVFETSLYNSSKPVFVYMHGNSGNRASSHRLELYKLFQDLDYHIVCFDYRSYGDSDKAELSETGIVNDSKYIIEWVMAKVNGTAPVFIWGHSLGTGVSTHALALLAAKGTIPTGLILESPFNNIIDEISEHPFAQIFKHLPWFHWLVVEPFYHNGLRFESDKHIGNVTCPIMILHAEDDNIIPLYLGEKLYQAGLNYHKNETNLIEMIRIDALYGLGHKYICRYKILPNIIESFVIKLQKNKTEENT, from the exons ATGAAAGTATCAATCCTaacttatcttattttatttggtATTCTACccattatatttcattattcttatgcagtacaaaaaaaaattctttttctaaattttg taTACTGGCCACTTAACACTGATTTTTCAAAGCCAGAGTTTCTTGGCTTGAAAGgagttagaaatttttacttgCATACCGATGAACACGTAAAATTAGGAGTATG GCATATATTGCCACGATCTTTAATAAATGATTCATTTGCTGCAACAAATGAAGTTTTTGAAACTTCTTTATATAACAGTAGTAAACCagtttttgtatatatgcatggaAATAGTGGAAATAGAGCAAGTAGCCATAGATTAGAACTTTATAAACTTTTCCAAGACTTGGATTATCATATTGTGTGCTTTGACTATAGAA GTTATGGAGATAGCGACAAAGCAGAACTTTCAGAAACAGGTATTGTTAATgatagtaaatatattattgaatgGGTAATGGCTAAAGTTAATGGCACTGCACCTGTTTTTATTTGGGGACATTCTTTGGGTACTGG AGTGTCCACGCATGCATTAGCATTATTAGCTGCTAAAGGTACAATACCTACGGGTTTGATACTTGAATCAcctttcaataatattattgatgaAATAAGCGAACATCCATTTGCACag atATTTAAACACTTACCATGGTTCCATTGGCTAGTTGTAGAACCTTTCTATCACAATGGTTTACGATTTGAATCAGACAAACACATTGGAAATGTTACTTGTCCTATCATGATATTACATGCTGaagatgataatattataccaTTGTACTTGGGTGAAAAa ttATATCAAGCAGGATtgaattatcataaaaatgaaacaaatttaattgaaatgatTAGAATAGATGCATTATATGGACTTggacataaatatatttgtcgatataaaatattaccaaACATAATTGA GtcgtttgtaataaaattacaaaaaaacaaGACTGAAGAAAATACTTAA